A stretch of Zootoca vivipara chromosome 13, rZooViv1.1, whole genome shotgun sequence DNA encodes these proteins:
- the LOC118095892 gene encoding uncharacterized protein LOC118095892: protein MPEIVPKNKAPGVDFCGVNEYYYIVRSDLGCYMRSTNFKEGKDLNVFSLHRSCQGGDHYLAHEDDLFYIIKGDNYRRVSNMNEDSGAIVYSLHPNCRGGDHYLSAFGNFYIIFQKRGVYRRVTNMHEDADAVEYTLHPACKDGLYYWGIKDYYYFVKPQDEWGVQYYRCTNFHENVDPVTYSFHSDVVNMLPGGMAVTQGPCYGRWEAIKTISNDSSTPIVWNKKITKKVGYNKQKMSSVEHNWNVSMTASYQSGALTEAIAKYQFSLTAQYGGKSVNTEQEDWNEATEIEESLNVTLKPKEKMYIWQYQLGLGKETVLFCRDMKFTDNSTPPTDIPLPPSNK from the coding sequence ATGCCAGAGATAGTCCCTAAGAATAAAGCCCCAGGGGTTGATTTCTGTGGGGTAAATGAATATTACTACATTGTCCGCTCAGACCTGGGCTGCTACATGAGGTCCACCAATTTCAAAGAGGGCAAGGACCTCAACGTGTTTAGCCTGCACAGATCTTGCCAGGGAGGAGATCACTACTTAGCCCATGAGGATGACCTATTCTACATCATCAAAGGAGACAACTATCGCCGTGTCAGCAACATGAATGAAGACTCAGGTGCTATCGTCTACAGCCTCCATCCCAACTGCCGTGGAGGGGACCATTACCTCTCAGCCTTTGGAAATTTCTACATCATTTTCCAGAAAAGAGGTGTTTACCGTCGGGTCACTAATATGCATGAAGATGCAGATGCAGTCGAATACACACTTCACCCAGCTTGCAAGGATGGTCTCTATTACTGGGGCATCAAGGATTACTATTACTTTGTAAAACCCCAAGATGAATGGGGAGTCCAGTATTATAGATGCACCAACTTCCATGAAAATGTGGATCCTGTTACCTACTCCTTCCATAGTGATGTTGTGAACATGCTCCCTGGAGGAATGGCTGTTACCCAAGGCCCATGTTATGGTAGATGGGAAGCTATCAAGACCATCTCCAATGACTCCAGCACTCCCATTGTATGGAATAAGAAGATCACTAAGAAAGTGGGATACAACAAGCAGAAGATGAGCAGTGTGGAGCACAACTGGAACGTATCCATGACTGCCTCATATCAGTCAGGCGCTCTCACTGAGGCCATTGCCAAGTACCAGTTCTCTCTCACTGCTCAGTATGGTGGGAAGAGTGTCAACACAGAGCAGGAAGACTGGAATGAAGCCACTGAGATTGAAGAATCTCTTAACGTGACCCTGAAGCCCAAGGAGAAGATGTACATATGGCAATACCAGCTGGGTTTGGGCAAGGAAACGGTCTTGTTCTGCCGCGATATGAAATTTACGGATAATTCTACTCCACCTACAGATATTCCTTTGCCACCTTCTAATAAGTGA